A stretch of the Sulfolobus acidocaldarius SUSAZ genome encodes the following:
- a CDS encoding DNA-directed RNA polymerase subunit E' (Participates in both the initiation and recycling phases of transcription) — protein MFKLVRAKGIVRIPPEYFGQSVDEIAIKILRQEYQEKLIKDIGVVLGIVNAKASEEGFIIFGDGATYHEVEFDMLVYSPVIHEVIEGEVSQVDNYGVYVNMGPVDGLVHISQITDDNLKFDSNRGILIGEKSKKSIQKGDRVRAMIISASMSSGRLPRIALTMKQPYLGKIEWINQEIAKASK, from the coding sequence ATGTTTAAGCTAGTTAGAGCTAAAGGTATTGTTAGAATTCCCCCTGAGTATTTTGGTCAGTCTGTTGATGAAATCGCTATAAAAATTTTAAGGCAAGAATATCAGGAGAAGCTCATTAAAGATATCGGTGTTGTATTAGGTATTGTAAACGCTAAGGCTAGTGAAGAAGGTTTCATTATATTCGGTGATGGTGCTACGTATCATGAAGTGGAATTTGATATGTTAGTTTATTCACCTGTAATACATGAAGTGATTGAAGGAGAAGTAAGCCAAGTCGACAATTACGGTGTTTATGTTAATATGGGTCCCGTTGATGGTCTAGTTCATATATCTCAAATAACTGATGACAATTTGAAGTTTGACTCTAATAGAGGAATATTAATAGGTGAGAAGAGTAAGAAGAGCATACAAAAAGGTGATAGAGTAAGAGCAATGATAATTAGTGCATCTATGAGTAGTGGGAGACTTCCTAGAATAGCATTAACTATGAAGCAACCCTATTTAGGGAAAATAGAATGGATAAATCAAGAAATTGCGAAGGCGAGTAAGTGA
- a CDS encoding 30S ribosomal protein S15 — protein sequence MNKKRAKGNSHSIRPVRSGPPKWVRFTREEVELLVEELAKRGYPPSMIGMVLRDQYGVPLVKQITGRKLTAILQDRNMKPKIPEDLFNLMRRAVNIRRHLFEYPKDKSAKRGLEEVESKIRRLASYYKETGKLSQEWSYDPAKAELLVTGSLY from the coding sequence TTGAATAAGAAGAGGGCAAAGGGAAACTCACACTCAATAAGACCTGTTAGGAGCGGACCTCCTAAGTGGGTGAGGTTCACAAGAGAGGAGGTAGAGCTATTAGTAGAGGAGTTAGCAAAGAGAGGCTATCCGCCTAGCATGATAGGAATGGTGTTGAGAGATCAGTATGGTGTGCCTTTAGTAAAACAAATAACGGGGAGGAAGCTTACGGCAATTCTTCAGGATAGGAATATGAAGCCTAAGATACCTGAAGATCTATTTAATCTTATGAGAAGGGCAGTAAACATTAGACGTCACTTATTTGAATACCCTAAGGATAAAAGTGCTAAACGTGGATTGGAGGAAGTTGAATCCAAGATAAGAAGATTAGCAAGTTATTACAAAGAAACAGGCAAGTTATCACAAGAGTGGAGTTACGACCCAGCCAAAGCCGAACTATTGGTAACTGGTTCCCTCTACTGA
- a CDS encoding 5-methyltetrahydropteroyltriglutamate--homocysteine methyltransferase → MKFYTALVGSYPKPVKIAKVISRLKSGKIEKSKAYEELIKFEKRILEEVKEYELDYTTDGMVGWDDVADLTTSFLEGVEKGALERFFDNNFYYRKIVINQKLGYKSQNDYVQYFKRVKEISKDLKSKIKIVILGPLTFLQLAENNYYDDVGNIIDDYAKSTNSLLRDLIDYYDVVEVHEPSLFQKGIKAGLLQSSQQVYEKLFNGINKEKHVLTYFDIRFDRIQYLLNLPADYFGFDVTEQNKTKLGRLYGYVKDMNVYLGVIDSRNTKMDKISTIRRIIEKVHEKGAKSLIIGNSSFNDFIPEIVVRRKLKLLQKTKRLVANV, encoded by the coding sequence TAGGAAGCTACCCTAAACCTGTAAAGATAGCTAAGGTAATATCTAGGCTCAAAAGCGGCAAGATAGAGAAAAGTAAGGCATATGAAGAGCTAATCAAGTTTGAAAAAAGAATTTTAGAAGAGGTAAAGGAATACGAGCTAGATTATACTACAGACGGTATGGTAGGATGGGATGATGTTGCTGATCTCACGACATCTTTTCTAGAGGGTGTAGAAAAAGGCGCTTTGGAGAGGTTTTTCGATAATAATTTCTACTATAGAAAGATTGTGATAAATCAAAAGTTAGGTTATAAATCTCAAAATGACTATGTACAGTACTTTAAGCGAGTAAAAGAAATTTCTAAGGATCTAAAGTCAAAAATTAAAATAGTAATATTAGGTCCATTAACTTTCCTACAGCTGGCTGAAAACAATTATTATGATGATGTTGGAAACATAATTGATGATTATGCTAAAAGTACTAATAGCTTATTGAGAGACTTAATTGACTATTACGATGTTGTAGAGGTTCATGAACCTTCATTGTTTCAGAAAGGAATTAAAGCAGGATTACTTCAAAGTTCTCAGCAAGTATATGAAAAACTGTTTAATGGAATTAATAAGGAGAAACACGTTTTAACATATTTTGATATTAGGTTTGATAGAATTCAGTATTTACTAAACTTGCCTGCAGATTATTTTGGATTCGACGTAACAGAACAGAACAAGACTAAACTTGGAAGATTATACGGTTATGTGAAAGATATGAATGTCTATCTAGGAGTAATAGACTCAAGAAATACTAAAATGGATAAAATATCTACCATTAGAAGGATAATTGAAAAAGTTCATGAGAAAGGTGCTAAAAGTTTGATTATTGGTAATTCGAGTTTCAATGATTTCATACCTGAGATTGTGGTGAGGAGAAAGCTTAAATTACTTCAAAAAACTAAGAGGTTGGTCGCAAATGTCTGA
- a CDS encoding DNA-binding protein, with the protein MSEKKGTSFKACKNCRALVPPETSICPLCHSSSFSDEWNGMIIILNEKSEVGQMFGATTPWRYAIIVK; encoded by the coding sequence ATGTCGGAGAAGAAGGGTACCAGTTTTAAGGCATGTAAAAACTGTAGAGCATTAGTACCTCCAGAAACAAGTATATGTCCCCTTTGTCATTCGTCTTCCTTTAGTGATGAGTGGAATGGCATGATAATAATACTAAATGAGAAATCAGAAGTTGGACAGATGTTTGGGGCTACAACTCCTTGGAGATACGCAATAATAGTGAAATAG
- a CDS encoding sirohydrochlorin cobaltochelatase, whose product MIGLLLVLHGSKIKEWQEIVINYAEELKQHFPLVEYGFIEINEPKIDEAAKKLVERGADTIVVVPLLFAAGMHFKRDIPNQLKETSNKAKIIIAEPIGFDKRIVDILKEKAEKALSVEGTSYQ is encoded by the coding sequence ATGATAGGATTATTATTAGTGCTTCATGGAAGCAAGATAAAAGAGTGGCAAGAAATTGTAATTAATTATGCAGAGGAACTAAAACAACATTTTCCACTGGTAGAGTATGGATTCATAGAAATTAATGAACCTAAAATTGATGAAGCCGCTAAAAAGTTAGTAGAGAGAGGTGCTGATACAATTGTTGTAGTTCCATTACTGTTTGCTGCTGGCATGCATTTCAAGAGGGATATACCAAATCAATTAAAGGAGACGTCTAATAAAGCTAAGATCATTATAGCAGAACCAATAGGATTCGATAAAAGAATAGTAGATATACTTAAGGAAAAAGCAGAAAAGGCTTTATCAGTAGAGGGAACCAGTTACCAATAG
- a CDS encoding 30S ribosomal protein S6 produces MPDFKIVVSDPKTKEDKREKLKVKASDKVKSNQGEKEGKAIPLARINDKIKQALNLDDFLTLEITKQEGDKKVKIKGHFKIEVDNTVPDGEVWISKSMAEKFGAEEFEALAYRTRAFQLSLDQSKLPNLVGTKIADVIDINVSGINLKLKITGGSDNSGFSMRFDVGGGAKRKILVSGPPGYYPKEDGLRRKRTVRGNMITPEIVQINTIMIR; encoded by the coding sequence TTGCCTGACTTTAAGATTGTGGTATCTGATCCCAAAACGAAAGAGGATAAGAGGGAAAAACTAAAAGTAAAAGCTTCCGATAAGGTTAAATCAAATCAGGGTGAGAAAGAAGGAAAAGCCATACCTTTGGCGAGAATTAATGATAAAATTAAACAGGCTTTAAACTTAGATGATTTTCTGACACTGGAAATAACTAAGCAAGAAGGTGATAAAAAAGTAAAGATTAAAGGTCATTTTAAGATAGAAGTAGATAATACAGTGCCTGACGGAGAAGTGTGGATATCAAAATCTATGGCAGAAAAATTTGGTGCTGAAGAGTTTGAGGCTTTAGCATATAGGACTAGAGCCTTTCAACTATCTTTAGATCAGTCTAAATTACCTAATTTGGTTGGAACTAAAATCGCTGACGTTATAGATATTAATGTATCAGGTATTAATCTTAAATTAAAGATAACTGGAGGTTCCGATAACTCAGGCTTCTCTATGAGATTTGACGTAGGAGGCGGAGCCAAGAGAAAAATACTAGTTAGTGGTCCACCAGGCTATTATCCTAAAGAAGATGGATTAAGGAGAAAGAGAACTGTCAGGGGGAATATGATAACTCCTGAAATAGTTCAAATTAATACTATAATGATTAGGTGA
- a CDS encoding phosphoglycerate mutase, whose product MKQYKILFFIADGLGDRPVTKLEHKTPLEAVEKPNIGELLKNSIAGLMDPISPGIVPGSDTSHLAIFGIDPFKYYRGRGAFEAIGAGARLKAGDVAFRGNFATVDSNLTVVDRRAGRKVDEAKELVQELNTKIGEIDGVQVKFYHGTEHRVAVVLSGKGLSDKISDTDPHETGVKVKKSEATEDTREAKITAEVLNKLTNKIYEVLSGSELNKKRIERGELPANIVLLRGAAQYVELPKFYDYTKINAAAVSATALIKGICSQIGMNVVTPKGATGGLDTNYIGKAEEASKLLKEYDMVFLHLKATDAASHDGNIEGKLYAISMIDKMIGRILDTYGSELIIAITGDHATPVEVKEHTGDPVPFLLYVPYNIVADSVNDFNEKQLHKGSLRIKGLDVINLLLNYSYRYEKFGA is encoded by the coding sequence ATGAAGCAATATAAAATTCTCTTCTTCATTGCAGATGGTCTAGGAGACCGTCCTGTCACTAAACTAGAACATAAGACGCCTCTTGAGGCCGTGGAGAAACCAAATATAGGTGAATTACTTAAGAACTCTATAGCTGGGTTAATGGACCCTATATCCCCTGGAATAGTACCAGGAAGTGATACATCTCATTTAGCTATCTTTGGAATAGATCCATTTAAGTATTATAGGGGAAGAGGAGCGTTTGAAGCTATTGGAGCTGGTGCAAGACTCAAAGCAGGAGATGTAGCTTTTAGAGGGAATTTCGCAACTGTAGACAGTAACCTTACTGTGGTAGATAGAAGAGCGGGAAGGAAGGTTGATGAAGCAAAGGAGCTGGTGCAAGAGTTAAACACAAAGATTGGAGAAATAGACGGAGTTCAAGTTAAATTCTATCACGGCACAGAACATAGAGTAGCAGTTGTACTTAGTGGTAAAGGCTTAAGCGATAAAATCAGCGATACTGATCCTCATGAGACTGGAGTTAAAGTTAAAAAAAGTGAGGCAACTGAGGATACGAGAGAGGCTAAGATTACTGCTGAAGTTCTCAATAAACTTACAAATAAAATATACGAAGTGCTCTCTGGTTCAGAATTAAATAAAAAAAGAATTGAAAGAGGAGAGTTACCTGCAAATATAGTACTTCTTAGGGGGGCTGCACAATATGTTGAGCTACCCAAATTTTATGATTATACTAAGATTAATGCTGCAGCGGTATCTGCAACAGCGTTAATAAAAGGTATATGTAGCCAAATTGGAATGAATGTAGTTACTCCCAAGGGAGCCACAGGCGGGCTAGATACTAACTATATAGGTAAAGCAGAAGAAGCGTCGAAATTACTTAAAGAATACGACATGGTATTTCTTCACTTAAAAGCTACTGACGCAGCGTCACATGACGGAAATATTGAAGGTAAATTGTATGCCATAAGTATGATAGATAAAATGATAGGAAGAATATTGGACACTTATGGCTCAGAATTAATAATAGCTATCACAGGAGATCATGCAACTCCTGTTGAGGTAAAGGAACATACAGGTGACCCTGTACCTTTCCTGCTATACGTTCCATATAATATAGTGGCTGATAGCGTAAACGATTTTAATGAAAAGCAATTACATAAAGGGTCTCTAAGAATAAAAGGGTTAGATGTAATAAATCTATTACTGAACTACTCATATAGATACGAGAAATTTGGAGCATGA
- a CDS encoding nucleotide binding protein PINc: MGNNKLKILVDTNILMNVYDGIDPFELVISYLEYKPEFYVSKATIMELDKFLNEEKSVIKQKRARVAMLYLETNKNSWTLIEEGDNILVDNLLLELCKQYNFIIFTSDRILKNRALKEGIKVIYLVPKGKNISLNFII, encoded by the coding sequence ATGGGGAATAATAAGCTAAAGATCTTAGTAGACACGAATATTCTTATGAACGTATATGACGGTATTGATCCTTTTGAATTGGTAATTTCTTATCTTGAATATAAGCCTGAATTTTATGTCTCAAAGGCTACTATCATGGAGCTTGATAAGTTTTTGAATGAGGAGAAAAGTGTCATAAAACAGAAGAGAGCCAGAGTCGCAATGTTATATTTAGAGACCAATAAGAATTCATGGACACTAATAGAGGAAGGTGATAATATCCTAGTGGACAATTTATTATTAGAGCTATGCAAGCAGTATAACTTTATAATTTTCACTTCAGACAGGATATTGAAGAACAGAGCACTAAAAGAAGGAATAAAGGTTATATACCTCGTACCAAAAGGTAAAAATATAAGTCTTAATTTTATTATCTAG
- a CDS encoding translation initiation factor IF-2 subunit gamma (eIF-2G; forms a ternary complex with GTP and initiator tRNA in the early steps of protein synthesis), translating into MAWPRVQPEANIGVVGHVDHGKTTLVQALTGIWTSKHSEELKRGMTIKLGYAEANIGLCESCKLPDGYVTEPSCSQCNSSEEPKFLRKVSFIDAPGHEILMATMLSGAALMDGAILVVAANEPFPQPQTREHFVALGIVDVKRLVIVQNKVDVVSREEAIKQYKQIREFLKGTWAENAPIIPASSLHKINIDAVIGALQDHIPTPERDLSKDPIMLIIRSFDVNKPGTSYDKLSGGVIGGSIIQGKFKVGDEIKILPGIRIEKPDGKAEYIPLYTTVSSIRFMDLEVEEAKPGGLVAIGTKLDPSYVKADNLIGSVAVKADRDIPVVTEVTIENFQLLERVVGTKELVKVDSIRPKESLMISFGSATTIGVTKSVKGGRVEVELKRPIVLWDKNLRIVVSRQIGGRWRLIGWGIIS; encoded by the coding sequence TTGGCATGGCCAAGAGTACAACCTGAAGCCAATATAGGTGTTGTGGGTCATGTAGACCACGGTAAAACTACTTTAGTCCAGGCTCTAACTGGAATTTGGACTTCGAAACATTCTGAAGAGCTAAAAAGAGGCATGACAATCAAACTGGGATATGCCGAAGCTAACATAGGTTTATGTGAGTCTTGTAAATTACCAGATGGTTATGTAACTGAACCATCATGTTCACAATGCAATTCTAGTGAAGAACCAAAATTTTTAAGAAAGGTCTCATTTATAGACGCACCAGGTCATGAGATATTAATGGCTACTATGCTTTCCGGAGCTGCATTGATGGATGGTGCAATTTTAGTTGTGGCTGCAAATGAACCATTTCCTCAACCACAAACTAGGGAGCACTTTGTCGCTCTTGGTATAGTTGATGTTAAGAGATTGGTAATAGTTCAAAATAAGGTAGATGTAGTAAGTAGAGAAGAAGCTATAAAGCAGTATAAACAGATTAGGGAATTTCTGAAGGGTACGTGGGCTGAAAATGCGCCTATAATTCCCGCAAGCTCGCTACATAAGATTAACATAGATGCTGTTATTGGTGCATTACAGGATCATATACCTACACCTGAGAGAGATTTGAGTAAAGATCCAATAATGCTCATAATAAGAAGCTTTGATGTAAATAAGCCAGGAACCAGTTATGACAAGTTGAGCGGTGGTGTTATAGGGGGCAGTATAATCCAAGGTAAATTTAAGGTAGGAGACGAAATAAAGATATTGCCAGGTATAAGGATTGAGAAACCTGATGGAAAAGCTGAATATATTCCACTCTATACTACAGTATCATCTATAAGGTTTATGGACTTAGAGGTTGAAGAAGCTAAACCTGGTGGATTAGTAGCAATAGGAACAAAACTTGATCCATCATATGTCAAGGCTGACAATTTGATAGGTAGTGTTGCAGTGAAGGCTGATAGGGATATACCAGTAGTAACCGAAGTGACCATTGAGAATTTTCAGTTATTAGAGAGAGTTGTAGGAACAAAGGAATTAGTTAAGGTTGATTCCATAAGACCTAAGGAATCCCTTATGATAAGCTTTGGTTCAGCTACCACTATAGGTGTTACAAAATCTGTAAAGGGAGGTAGAGTTGAGGTAGAACTTAAAAGACCTATAGTATTATGGGACAAGAATTTGAGAATAGTAGTTAGTAGGCAAATAGGCGGAAGATGGAGATTAATAGGATGGGGAATAATAAGCTAA
- a CDS encoding methionine synthase (catalyzes the formation of methionine from methylcobalamin and homocysteine): MSDEITILPTTVIGSYPRPKWLRETIRLHRAGKVNQEDLEEAFNDAVVTVVRDHQEAGIDVPTDGEMRRDEMVEFFAERLSGFKFYGHVRVWGDHYYRKPSVTGKIKYNNPMLLDEVNFAKSVSYTQNLKVTITGPYTISEWSYNEYYKTQRDMAFDLAKVINQEIKNLVDIGIKVIQVDEPAIHTRKEDVEWAIDSINESIKGVNVKVVLHVCYGEYSYLEPHLDKLKVDQINLALKNYNYTPVKLFKKWDREIGVGVIDVHNRKIESVEEVAEDLRKLLEYFKPEMIWVNPDCGLKLLPRKIALQKLINMVKGTLIVREELKKKGYTNTTLKPLINR, from the coding sequence ATGTCTGATGAAATCACTATTTTACCTACCACAGTTATTGGAAGTTATCCTAGACCAAAGTGGCTAAGGGAAACTATTAGACTACACAGAGCTGGAAAGGTTAACCAGGAGGATCTTGAGGAGGCATTTAATGATGCAGTTGTAACAGTAGTTAGGGATCATCAAGAAGCAGGGATTGATGTTCCAACTGATGGTGAAATGAGAAGAGACGAAATGGTGGAGTTTTTTGCAGAGAGACTGTCAGGATTTAAATTTTATGGACACGTTAGAGTTTGGGGAGATCATTATTATAGGAAACCTTCAGTTACTGGAAAAATAAAGTACAACAATCCTATGCTTTTAGATGAAGTAAACTTTGCTAAAAGCGTGTCTTATACGCAGAATCTTAAAGTAACAATTACTGGACCATATACTATTTCAGAATGGTCTTATAACGAGTATTATAAAACTCAGAGGGACATGGCTTTCGACCTCGCTAAGGTTATAAATCAAGAAATAAAGAACTTAGTTGATATAGGGATAAAGGTTATTCAAGTCGATGAGCCTGCTATACATACAAGAAAAGAAGATGTTGAATGGGCTATTGATTCAATAAATGAGTCTATTAAAGGTGTAAATGTTAAAGTAGTCTTACATGTATGCTATGGTGAATATTCGTATTTAGAACCCCACTTGGACAAATTGAAGGTTGATCAAATTAATCTTGCCCTAAAGAACTACAATTATACACCTGTGAAATTATTTAAGAAATGGGATAGGGAGATCGGAGTAGGGGTAATAGATGTCCACAACAGGAAAATCGAAAGTGTGGAAGAAGTAGCTGAAGATCTGAGAAAATTACTCGAGTATTTTAAACCTGAAATGATATGGGTAAATCCTGATTGTGGTTTAAAATTACTTCCAAGAAAAATAGCTCTCCAGAAACTTATTAATATGGTAAAAGGTACGCTGATTGTAAGAGAAGAACTTAAAAAGAAAGGTTACACAAATACTACACTCAAGCCATTAATTAATAGGTGA